A single window of Oncorhynchus clarkii lewisi isolate Uvic-CL-2024 chromosome 10, UVic_Ocla_1.0, whole genome shotgun sequence DNA harbors:
- the LOC139419541 gene encoding tumor necrosis factor receptor superfamily member EDAR-like has product MDCSQTQYYLSGDCHPCLQCGPGQELSEDCGYGSGWSASCIPCSVKTYKEGWGYHNCKFCQSCKHINRHQKSLCTSKSNAICGECLPGFYSKTRMDGLQELECMPCGPSSTTEQQCSRSRRVDVGKVWSPEGPAQNAAVITTISFTLVTMTIFLSAALFIYFRHTLLKKIFKGCLAPQSTSQSDMECAASPVNVVTLNLEQQSQDSGACDNSTTTADMLARLQSNVDMTVPLGFILLNPDLKTQDQINLLETQPLVRNSTCSNCSSGFVSQISSEPSSISSGDVSLTMETPVGPVNSGESEAGSFFLPLQSSEGYDASELQDSPPYQHVPVECTELDFHSTAALHSATDPDCSSVSLGITAISKIKDGPSGDGSGGRQLRSPSACPEEQTDSCWSSHHQPCYSSNAMEETLSLLKKCIRIMQGVHLGRLPQALVDTLALKLDPTFPGVQNYQQVALKMGVPHKLLKGLCGFDHVFRYLSSCTLLTVPDLLHTFYLLQRLDTLLLLCEYAMQSQTQSQVTGCTFYC; this is encoded by the exons ATGGATTGTTCTCAAACCCAGTACTACTTGAGTGGGGACTGCCACCCTTGTCTGCAATGTGGACCAGGACAAGAGCTGTCAGAG GACTGTGGTTATGGAAGTGGATGGTCGGCTTCTTGCATCCCCTGTAGTGTCAAGACTTATAAAGAGGGCTGGGGTTACCACAACTGCAAATTCTGTCAGTCGTGTAAACACATAAACAGGCACCAGAAGTCACTGTGCACCTCTAAGAGCAATGCTATCTGTGGGGAGTGCTTGCCAGG ATTCTACAGTAAGACACGGATGGATGGCTTGCAGGAATTGGAGTGCATGCCGTGTGGTCCCTCCTCCACCACTGAGCAGCAGTGCAGCC GAAGCAGAAGAGTTGATGTGGGAAAAGTCTGGAGCCCAGAAGGCCCAGCCCAAAATGCTGCTGTCATCACCACCATTTCTTTCACCCTGGTTACCATGACAATCTTCCTCTCCGCTGCCTTGTTTATATACTTCAGACATACCTTACTAAAGAAAATATTTAAAG GATGCCTGGCTCCTCAAAGCACAAGTCAGAGTGACATGGAGTGTGCAGCATCCCCAGTGAACGTGGTCACGCTGAATCTGGAGCAGCAAAGCCAGGACTCGG GTGCATGTGATAACTCTACCACCACTGCAGACATGTTGGCCAGACTGCAGTCCAATGTGGACATGACTGTCCCTCTGGGGTTCATTCTACTAAATCCTGACCTTAAAACTCAGGACCAAATCAACCTGCTGGAGACCCAGCCACTGGTGCGTAACTCCACCTGCAGTAACTGCTCCTCTGGGTTTGTCTCTCAGATATCCTCTGAGCCCTCCTCAATCAGCAGTGGTGATGTCTCACTTACAATGGAGACTCCTGTGGGTCCAGTAAACAGTGGGGAGTCTGAGGCAGGGTCCTTTTTCCTGCCCCTGCAGAGCAGTGAGGGTTACGATGCTTCTGAGCTGCAGGATAGCCCTCCCTATCAGCATGTACCAGTGGAGTGCACTGAGCTAGACTTCCACAGCACTGCAGCCCTCCACAGTGCCACAGACCCAGATTGTAGCTCTGTGAGCCTGGGGATTACTGCGATATCCAAGATTAAGGATGGCCCTTCTGGAGACGGGTCAGGAGGAAGACAACTGAGGAGTCCGTCTGCCTGCCCAGAGGAGCAAACTGACAGCTGTTGGAGCAGCCATCATCAACCCTGCTACAGCAGTAATGCG ATGGAAGAAACACTGAGCCTGCTGAAGAAGTGTATCCGAATCATGCAAG GTGTCCATCTAGGCAGGCTGCCACAGGCCTTGGTGGATACTCTGGCTTTGAAGCTGGACCCAACATTCCCAGGAGTACAGAACTACCAGCAGGTGGCGCTGAAGATGGGCGTACCTCACAAGTTGCTCAAAGGCCTGTGCGGGTTTGATCACGTCTTTCGGTACCTTTCCTCCTGCACTCTGCTAACAGTACCTGACCTGCTCCACACGTTCTACCTGCTGCAGCGGCTCGACACTCTGCTCCTGCTGTGTGAATACGCCATGCAGAGCCAGACTCAGAGCCAGGTCACAGGATGCACATTTTACTGTTAA